The DNA sequence CTTGATCGAATCTAGGGTTTTCTGGTGTAAATTTCTCTGCCAATCCACCTGTACAAATTGGTGAAAGatgattcactgtggcaacccctgaagggatatgctaaAAGGGGAACAAACGCAATTCCTCATAATTGCTCATTCCTTAGAAATTCAAATACGTCTTTGTGCTCTAGACATCGtctctttttctgtgtgtgtgattACTGACACAGCTTCACTTTgcattaaaacctttttatgtAAGTAATTCATGAATGCCACTTTCCTGCCCATCACTTGTACCTTTAAGCTGATAATAACTAACAGTTGTGTGACACCGGTATAAAGCTGCAAGAAACGTAGTTGGAAGAACACTCCTTATTTTAGGGTCTTGTTCTGATGACAAAATAAAGATCTCAACAAATCAAAAGGCTTTTCAACTTTATGTTTCAATGTTGATGCTATTTTGGTTCTTAGTTTTGTCATGACTATCAGTAACAAAATAAGATGGAAGTCTCAAGAAACTATTTCCAGCCTCTCTTATAAAACTAAAGTCATGCCGTCATTGCTATTCTcattttgtgagtttttttgttcttaaaactAAACAGACTTTTGTTCATCAGGCATGTTTGTGGTCAAATCTTTTTGCCGTGTGCCAATTCAGAAATGATCATTGACCTAAACTCAGATATATGCTAATAGTGTGAAACCTCTGAATTCCTGATTATTTTGTGACTCTTAGGTCCATCATTTGTTTAGTGTTGGGCGTCATGGAGAAACTCAACTTGACTGCAGCACCTTCAAACatctcctcctcttctgaaCTTCTCCCTTCTCCTTCCATGGACTCCAGAGGTGTGCCGGCTGCAGTGATTCTGTCTCTCTGCTTTCTCCTGGGAGTCCCTGGAAACATTGCTGTCATCATTCTGAAGCCAaattttcagcagctgtccagcATGACCCAGAGTTTGATGCTGAATCTGGCCGTGTCAGACCTGCTCTGTCTGGTGACTCTCCCACTGTGGATTTACAGTCTGCTCTACAACTGGATCTTTGGTCTGCTGGCCTGTAAAGTCCTAATATATCTCATTTATTGCAGTGTTTATGGAAGTATGCTAACTATAGCTTTGTTGAGCTTCCAGCGTTACATGCTTGTAGTGCACCAACAATTTTACAATCAGAAAGAAACAAGATTGTTGTTGGTTTTGCTTTGGCTGGTTGTAATGATAGTGTCCATCCCTGCCTTGGTGGCTCGAAGGGATATCCCTGATGAGCAGTGGCTGCGCTGCAGAAATCAATTTTCCTCTCAACCTCAGAAGATTGCTGTGCAGCTGACAGAGACTCTGGTGggatttgcttcattttttattgtagcATTTTCATACGTTCAGCTTTATAGGAAGGTGAATCGAGCAGCATTTTTTAACAACCCTCAGACATCCAGACTGGTTACCAGTATCATTATAGTGTTTTTTGTCCTGTGGATTCCATACCACGCTGTAAATGTACTGAGTGTTGGAGCTACTGCTTTACACAATGAGAGACTTGAGAAACTATTTGGAAACAAACACTATATTGTTACGGCACTGACATTTATAAACAGCTGTCTGAATCCACTCCTGTATGCATTCACTTCtcacatttgtaaatgtctgAACCATCTAAACCAAATTCATGAAAGCTCGTTTGATGTGGCGACCCCAGAAGGAATAtcctgaaaggtgaacaacaacgaGTCATTTCTCTGGATGCAACTGCAGAGGATTTTCTCCATCAGGGTATATTTGTTCTGTCACAGACTTCAGCAGATGATGGGGTAACTGAGGCTTTCCATATAAGTTCACCAAACACAGCTATAGTTAGTTcatcttgtttcattttccaaaaataGTACTACACATGatcatttttcatttgtacAACCTCAAAAGAAAAGGTAAATGAAGTACAACGGTAAAAGTGAATTATGCTAGCATCTTTTATTATCATGGGATTTTTTAACGTGACAGATATAACGCAGGAATAAAGCAAATActatttttagaataaaactttTACTTAGATTGTGTTGATAAAATGCCTTGTGGTTGAAgcaattacatttacattttctcgtctataatttaaaaacatgttttgatttttttttaattgtgttttttcctatTCCATGTCTGTTCTGTTTGTCCGTGTTTGCTTATCATTCTTCGTTAAATGAACTGATCAGTGTAGGATGAAGCTTTGAGGTGGTAAGATGATGCAAAAGAAAAGGCTGTATGTTATTTGTGATAAAAGGTTTGACAAAAGAATTATCAGAATTACCTGCACATGCATTGAATTGTtgactttttctgaaaaataatcattttattttttccttttttataattgTGTTAGTTAAAAGCAGTCAGAAAGGTTCAAAAGTATTGGGGTAGCTATTATTATAAGCTAATATTACTTACATTCATATATtaataaatgtgtgtatttttttgcgATAAGGTTTATTATGATCATCAACAATGTCTAATTCTGACTCTTCTTGTTTCACTCTGCACACGCTGAGTTCGTGTTACATACAtttactttctttaaataattttattagtTCTTTATTAAATTATCTAATCTACTTCCTGTTCTGTAAGCTATGggaacattgggagtggggctTATTAATTACTGCACTCTTCACAAACATAATGGCATGGGGAAAGTTTACAAATCCGTGttgcaatcaaataaaaaatgcagatcAAAAAATTTAGATCAGCCAAATATAATCTTCATAAAAGGTTTGTTGAAAATTTCCTTATCAAGTGGGAAAACTccatttgcaccttagacatgtagggcccttgtaGGGGGGTTGCTTGGACAtaactgccagcaagcagcagctgTCCTCCTAGCGCCATACCTGCCAAtattaactgcaccttagacatttagggccccttggtggggagggtgatgggacatcactgtgagtaatcggGACAGCAgctgtcccctcagtgccctaccagccaattttaactgcacccctttagtacacacacccttcactCCTCAAAACATatattccaacataaacacacacacatgcacacaaacaccctcacaaacacacacacacgcatttcgtaaggaaggtgggaccttgcaCCATCCTtccccctaccccatccctggtacggggaactgggcccttggcaacgccggccgtgtcccttgagtgctggcttcctgggcccggcggcccgctctccacgcagggagagggatccctgagctttctggcaaggccagaagccggggatcacatcacacctgaactgggggtgtccgtgtccctgtggtgtgggttctggtccttgcccctcaGCGCTAGGCCTCACCAAAtctccaacagtggccgagcctggtcgtgCCATCTTTACAACACCCCTGGTGGCCCCCCTTTTCTCCTTGgagccctcctcctgggcggggacggctggcccctgccttgctccttcctggaccaaccgtgggccgggtgggtggctgcctggagcgcggagcgggtctcccttggggggttttggctcgtacctggggttggggcaggggAATGCCCAGAattcctgggtggtgatgaggtgctcgtttggggctgtgggcacccttgTCGGGTGGGGACCGGCGTTGGGCTCTCTTGgcgggggctgctctcctggttgggccggTGCTGCGCTctcccatgcctccctgctctctgggggCCTCTGGGCGGTcatgctggccctggcctggttgGCGGACGTGATCGCCCCTGGGGCGGtttttctctgcctgctgccgagTGGCGTTAGGGGGTTCTGGTTGCCACGGCTGCTGCGGccggggtcttggtgtggggatggctgggcactctccctccttcttttcacattacttcatccattttagaagaacataaacactcacctgagcacaggtgttagctcacctttacataaatagtttgtgtgattgaatataatatttcacactattttttttgaaggcataagaatgcatgtgtgaacagtATTTGTATTGTGCACATGTTGACATCTGGACCTTCTCACTTTCTTTAAAGTTTCACGCCATTTGGATTTTGTAGGGCTTCTTCG is a window from the Oryzias latipes chromosome 24, ASM223467v1 genome containing:
- the LOC110017737 gene encoding leukotriene B4 receptor 1-like, with product MEKLNLTAAPSNISSSSELLPSPSMDSRGVPAAVILSLCFLLGVPGNIAVIILKPNFQQLSSMTQSLMLNLAVSDLLCLVTLPLWIYSLLYNWIFGLLACKVLIYLIYCSVYGSMLTIALLSFQRYMLVVHQQFYNQKETRLLLVLLWLVVMIVSIPALVARRDIPDEQWLRCRNQFSSQPQKIAVQLTETLVGFASFFIVAFSYVQLYRKVNRAAFFNNPQTSRLVTSIIIVFFVLWIPYHAVNVLSVGATALHNERLEKLFGNKHYIVTALTFINSCLNPLLYAFTSHICKCLNHLNQIHESSFDVATPEGIS